A stretch of Fusarium poae strain DAOMC 252244 chromosome 2, whole genome shotgun sequence DNA encodes these proteins:
- a CDS encoding hypothetical protein (TransMembrane:2 (o677-701i713-732o)), producing MGGKAFSHSDPPLETPRMPKEVYLEVKNKVIRALTPAFGWIDSPIEGPGKNDFGDIDIIVSGLIGDDMRKESILTLINHLLEAEAQITEPGSAVAAHFAIPWPKHLPQPATHDPLQDDDSNELESSATPIGNISPAGTSSSDLSRPQSAAPENPESNAEPLTLKELRDKGRKILPHSVARQTGLAVALMADSPDSELGSPSPEGTFSPSPDSGKQRKSSWSAKGKKLFIPRSRSFSSFSNLISKLGQSSWNSEDSSSDEDDKNKGTSPDSITNDKSGFYIQVDIHYCDTVKQAKYLRFHQAHGDIWQLLGSVIKPFGLTVDNVGLWIRIPEVELIDKKRAKILLTSVPNQILDFVGVSSTEYWRPFSDVDSMFGYISQSPMFYVPSDYSEDYEMTSAKSNDRQRLAKRPVYAQWIHAFKPLCRSKGFYSKALTTREDVRNKAFETFKIETEYHQRLRDFLFEKQKNEIIKEIKNIFPGPAQPTNQKAIQMRALHIKAMKEIIIECVDASRYNIVAPKGVRLPNGLFNMDRVRAFARTKPPAGRGARGSFSSEPASWRGLGCPSGEAPVALGLCPQQQSCFGVEPQALGYPREPSAILALPRALQICRLLRSCFERYLNYAKCETLAYLPYINYHSHNDANKPAAYNTKDGPKGKKHEIFSSFTAAEQPVVGNNKQDVSLVALLSFLSLIIWVLAASQYKILSQKSAEILQHSFILLHSCRPISLISFFWASLFPSKP from the exons ATGGGAGGCAAGGCTTTTTCTCACTCAGACCCTCCTCTGGAGACGCCTCGCATGCCCAAGGAGGTCTATCTCGAGGTAAAGAACAAAGTCATTCGCGCTCTAACCCCTGCTTTTGGCTGGATCGATTCTCCTATCGAAGGTCCTGGTAAGAACGATTTTGGCGACATCGACATCATCGTCTCCGGTCTCATCGGTGATGACATGCGCAAGGAGAGCATCCTCACTCTCATTAACCATCTTCTTGAGGCCGAAGCTCAAATCACTGAGCCAGGAAGCGCTGTAGCCGCTCATTTTGCTATCCCTTGGCCCAAACATCTCCCCCAGCCGGCTACCCACGATCCGCTTCAGGACGATGATTCCAACGAGCTCGAGTCTTCTGCTACTCCTATTGGAAATATTTCCCCTGCTGGTACCTCTTCTTCTGATCTGTCTCGTCCTCAATCTGCCGCGCCAGAAAATCCCGAGTCCAACGCTGAACCCCTTACGCTCAAAGAACTGCGAGACAAGGGAAGAAAGATC CTTCCTCACTCTGTGGCTCGCCAAACTGGACTTGCTGTGGCCCTGATGGCGGACAGCCCTGATTCCGAACTTGGAAGCCCTAGCCCAGAAGGAACTTTCTCTCCTAGCCCTGATTCCGGAAAACAGAGAAAGTCTTCTTGGTCTGCCAAAGGCAAGAAACTCTTCATCCCTCGTTCTC GCTCTTTCTCATCTTTTTCAAACCTCATCAGCAAGCTTGGTCAGTCCAGCTGGAACTCTGAAGACAGTTCtagtgatgaggatgacaAG AACAAGGGTACATCTCCAGACTCGATCACTAACGACAAGTCCGGCTTCTACATCCAAGTAGATATTCACTACTGTGACACTGTCAAGCAGGCTAAGTACCTACGCTTCCATCAAGCTCACGGAGATATCTGGCAACTCCTTGGATCCGTCATCAAACCCTTTGGACTCACCGTAGACAACGTGGGACTCTGGATTCGTATTCCCGAAGTTGAACTCATCGACAAGAAAAGGGCTAAGATCCTGCTTACTTCTGTGCCTAACCAAATCCTCGACTTCGTCGGAGTCTCCTCTACAGAGTACTGGCGGCCCTTCTCAGATGTTGACTCCATGTTCGGATATATCTCCCAGTCTCCCATGTTCTATGTGCCTTCCGACTATTCTGAGGACTACGAGATGACATCTGCCAAATCCAACGATCGCCAACGCCTAGCTAAGCGTCCTGTCTACGCACAATGGATCCATGCGTTCAAGCCTCTATGCCGTTCCAAAGGTTTCTACTCAAAGGCTCTCACTACCCGTGAAGACGTTAGGAACAAAGCGTTTGAAACCTTCAAGATCGAAACGGAATATCACCAACGACTCCGCGATTTCCTCTtcgagaagcagaagaacgagatcatcaaggagatcaagaaCATTTTCCCGGGTCCCGCTCAGCCTACGAACCAAAAGGCTATTCAGATGCGTGCTCTTCACATTAAGGCTATGAAAGAGATCATCATCGAATGTGTCGACGCATCCCGCTACAACATTGTGGCTCCCAAAGGCGTGCGACTTCCCAACGGACTGTTCAACATGGACCGTGTCCGGGCTTTTGCCCGCACCAAGCCGCCGGCGGGACGCGGGGCCCGAGGTTCCTTCTCTTCGGAACCGGCTTCCTGGAGAGGCCTAGGCTGCCCCTCGGGCGAGGCGCCAGTCGCACTGGGGCTCTGCCCACAACAGCAGAGCTGCTTCGGGGTAGAGCCCCAGGCTCTGGGGTATCCCAGAGAACCC TCCGCCATTTTGGCCCTACCGAGGGCGTTACAGATCTGCAGGCTTCTAAGGTCCTG TTTTGAACGTTACCTCAACTATGCAAAATGCGAAACTCTTGCT TATCTCCCCTATATAAACTACCATAGTCACAACGATGCCAACAAACCAGCAGCATACAACACAAAAGACGGGCCTAAAGGCAAGAAACATGAAATCTTTTCAAGCTTCACAGCTGCAGAACAACCCGTCGTGGGCAACAATAAGCAGGATGTC TCGTTGGTGGCACTCCtatcttttctctctctcatcaTCTGGGTCCTCGCCGCCTCCCAGTACAAGATTCTCTCCCAAAAGAGTGCTGAGATACTTCAGCACTCCTTCATCCTATTGCACTCG TGCCGACCTATCAGTCTCATCTCATTCTTTTGGGCGAGCCTCTTCCCTTCCAAACCATAA